In the Posidoniimonas corsicana genome, one interval contains:
- a CDS encoding FRG domain-containing protein has product MVEVTCSTIASAIETAITISRQWGDSCSDETNDVWFRGVNGPWPLVPSVYWKNVNDEYSVLSTFDQLVGNYLETSHYDPWDYYSLARHHGLPTRLLDWTEGISQALFFAFDKWDEKENPVVWMICPHELARISGGDCEIIVPNGSFSEMYLPPITSKTTKQTNGSTLDNKLPIPIYPRRSNPRIHGQQGVFTVHGTERTSIDDILSAQENSDQIIARIELSGFKFKDVRRDLMYLGMRQAVIYPDADHLAKDVMYWYGIKE; this is encoded by the coding sequence ATGGTCGAAGTAACGTGCAGCACGATTGCAAGTGCGATAGAGACGGCGATAACGATCAGTCGCCAATGGGGAGATTCTTGCTCGGACGAAACAAATGACGTTTGGTTTCGAGGTGTGAATGGCCCATGGCCGCTTGTACCCAGCGTCTATTGGAAGAATGTCAACGATGAATACTCAGTTCTTAGTACCTTTGATCAATTAGTAGGAAACTACCTTGAAACTTCGCACTATGACCCGTGGGACTACTACTCACTCGCGAGACATCATGGTCTACCGACAAGATTGCTAGATTGGACCGAGGGGATATCCCAAGCACTCTTTTTCGCATTTGACAAGTGGGATGAGAAAGAAAACCCAGTCGTCTGGATGATCTGCCCTCACGAACTCGCACGAATATCTGGCGGGGACTGCGAGATCATTGTCCCGAATGGCTCGTTCTCCGAAATGTATCTACCTCCGATTACTTCAAAGACTACTAAACAAACGAATGGAAGCACCTTAGATAACAAGCTACCAATACCTATATACCCTCGCCGATCCAATCCAAGAATTCACGGTCAGCAAGGAGTCTTCACGGTTCATGGCACAGAAAGAACATCGATTGATGACATCCTGTCCGCACAAGAGAACTCCGACCAAATAATTGCGAGGATCGAACTCTCGGGGTTCAAATTCAAAGATGTAAGAAGAGATCTCATGTACCTCGGAATGCGACAAGCGGTAATCTACCCAGACGCGGATCATCTCGCCAAAGACGTCATGTATTGGTACGGAATCAAAGAGTAG